A genomic segment from Pseudoduganella chitinolytica encodes:
- the gcvH gene encoding glycine cleavage system protein GcvH yields MSNIPAELKYTESHEWVRLESDGTVTVGITEFAQDALGDIVFVELPKVGTAFTAGDDAAVVESVKAASDIYSPLSGEITEVNEAVAGAPESINANAYDAWLFKLKPADVSQLDGLLDAAAYGKTTAA; encoded by the coding sequence ATGAGCAATATTCCTGCAGAGCTGAAGTACACCGAGTCCCACGAGTGGGTACGCCTGGAGTCCGACGGCACCGTCACGGTCGGCATCACCGAATTCGCGCAGGATGCGCTGGGCGACATCGTGTTCGTCGAACTGCCGAAGGTCGGCACCGCTTTCACCGCCGGCGACGACGCCGCCGTGGTGGAGTCGGTCAAGGCCGCCTCCGACATCTACTCGCCCCTGTCGGGCGAGATCACCGAAGTCAACGAAGCCGTGGCCGGTGCCCCGGAATCGATCAACGCCAACGCGTACGACGCCTGGCTGTTCAAGCTGAAGCCGGCCGACGTGTCGCAGCTGGACGGCCTGCTGGACGCCGCCGCGTACGGCAAGACCACCGCAGCTTAA
- a CDS encoding phosphatase PAP2 family protein, which yields MTSWWNALSALGGIEVTGPLGIAIAVWLLAGRSWRLSLAWCVFYGAGMTLVVLTKLAYMGWGIGIPELKFAGLSGHAMRACAVFPVAFYLALRHRGERPSRVALAAGVALAALVSISRVPVLAHSWSEVLLGGAVGFAVAAGFIWQARSEHPTVVGRLLLALCIPPLLVMPTREPVHTERMLKKLAVALSGRDTAVERAWRLGPEHADQRRLPAAPQRHPDARQQPDRLPGSHVRLAI from the coding sequence ATGACTAGTTGGTGGAACGCCCTGTCGGCACTGGGCGGGATCGAGGTGACGGGACCGTTGGGAATCGCGATCGCGGTGTGGCTGCTGGCCGGCCGCTCATGGCGGCTGTCGCTGGCATGGTGCGTGTTCTACGGCGCCGGCATGACGCTGGTGGTGTTGACCAAGCTCGCCTACATGGGCTGGGGCATCGGTATTCCCGAGCTCAAGTTCGCCGGCCTGTCCGGCCATGCGATGCGGGCCTGTGCCGTGTTTCCCGTGGCGTTCTACCTCGCGCTGCGACACCGGGGTGAACGGCCGAGCCGCGTGGCGCTGGCGGCCGGCGTGGCGCTTGCCGCGCTGGTCAGTATCTCGCGCGTGCCGGTGCTGGCGCACTCGTGGTCCGAGGTGCTGCTGGGCGGTGCCGTCGGCTTTGCCGTGGCGGCCGGTTTCATCTGGCAGGCCCGCAGCGAACACCCGACGGTAGTCGGCCGCCTGCTGCTGGCGCTGTGCATCCCGCCGCTGCTGGTCATGCCGACCAGGGAGCCGGTGCACACGGAACGCATGCTGAAGAAACTCGCGGTCGCGCTGTCCGGTCGCGATACCGCCGTCGAACGGGCCTGGCGCCTCGGTCCGGAACACGCCGACCAGCGCCGCCTGCCGGCCGCGCCGCAACGGCATCCCGATGCCCGGCAGCAGCCCGACAGGCTGCCGGGCTCCCACGTGCGGCTCGCCATCTGA
- the gcvT gene encoding glycine cleavage system aminomethyltransferase GcvT yields MTLKSTPLNNAHRALGARMVDFGGWDMPVNYGSQIEEHHAVRTDVGMFDVAHMCVVDIKGSDVHAFLRRLLANNVDKLQASGKALYSCMLNPEGGVIDDLIVYFIDENWFRLVVNAGTAEKDVAWMNAQNDAWGTNLTITQRRDGADAMALIAVQGPNARAKVWQVIPEAQEPTAEMKPFNVALVPGTAFGEAMIARTGYTGEDGFEIGVAATQAEALWNALVGAGVKPAGLGARDTLRLEAGMNLYGQDMDESVNPLDAGLAWTIDLVSERDFVGKAALQAKGQNAQFVGLILREKGGVLRAHQKVIAANGDTGEITSGTFSPTMQQAIALARVPTGVQVGDTVHVEIRDKKLAATVVKLPFVRNGKILAA; encoded by the coding sequence ATGACGTTGAAATCCACCCCACTCAACAACGCCCACCGCGCCCTGGGCGCCCGCATGGTCGACTTCGGCGGCTGGGACATGCCCGTCAACTACGGCTCGCAGATCGAGGAACACCATGCCGTGCGCACCGACGTCGGCATGTTCGACGTGGCGCACATGTGCGTGGTCGATATCAAGGGCAGCGACGTGCACGCTTTCCTGCGTCGCCTGCTGGCCAACAACGTCGACAAGCTGCAGGCCTCCGGCAAGGCCCTGTACTCCTGCATGCTCAATCCCGAGGGTGGCGTCATCGACGACCTGATCGTCTATTTCATCGACGAAAACTGGTTCCGCCTGGTGGTCAATGCCGGCACGGCCGAGAAGGACGTGGCGTGGATGAACGCCCAGAACGACGCCTGGGGCACCAATCTCACCATCACCCAGCGCCGTGACGGCGCCGATGCCATGGCGCTGATCGCCGTGCAGGGCCCGAACGCCCGCGCCAAAGTGTGGCAGGTGATCCCCGAGGCGCAGGAGCCGACCGCCGAGATGAAGCCGTTCAACGTGGCACTGGTGCCCGGCACCGCGTTTGGCGAGGCGATGATCGCCCGCACCGGCTACACCGGCGAGGACGGCTTCGAGATCGGCGTCGCTGCCACGCAGGCCGAAGCGCTGTGGAACGCGCTGGTCGGGGCCGGCGTCAAGCCGGCCGGCCTGGGCGCGCGCGACACGCTGCGCCTGGAAGCGGGCATGAACCTGTACGGCCAGGACATGGACGAATCGGTCAACCCGCTGGACGCGGGCCTGGCCTGGACCATCGACCTGGTCAGCGAGCGCGATTTCGTCGGCAAGGCCGCGCTGCAGGCCAAGGGCCAGAACGCCCAGTTCGTCGGCCTGATCCTGCGCGAAAAAGGCGGCGTGCTGCGCGCCCACCAGAAAGTCATCGCCGCCAATGGCGACACGGGCGAGATTACGTCCGGCACCTTCAGCCCCACGATGCAGCAGGCGATCGCGCTGGCGCGCGTCCCGACCGGTGTGCAGGTCGGCGACACCGTCCACGTCGAGATCCGCGACAAGAAGCTGGCGGCGACAGTCGTGAAGCTGCCTTTCGTCCGCAACGGTAAAATCCTGGCTGCGTAA
- the gcvP gene encoding aminomethyl-transferring glycine dehydrogenase — MTRTSLTQLEARDAFIARHIGPDTAEQQQMLDTLGYATRAALIDAIVPAHIRNRAPLPLGQFVEPKPEQEALAVLKGLARKNKVLTSLIGQGYYGTYTPGVVLRNIFENPAWYTAYTPYQPEISQGRLEAILNFQQAITDLTGMGIANASMLDEGTSAAEAMTLLMRVGKSKSKTFCVANDVLPQTLEVVRTRAEPLGIEVKTFDPAELAGVTDAFGVLLQYPGADGAVRDYRADVEKVKASGAMVVVAADLLALTLLTPPGEWGADVVVGNSQRFGVPLGFGGPHAGYMATRDEYKRSMPGRLVGVTVDQQGNTAYRLALQTREQHIRREKATSNICTAQVLLAVIASMYAVYHGPQGLANIAKRVHRYAGVLAAYLRTLGYALTSDSFFDTLTIRTDRAAELHAAAVANGINLRKIDAHHVGVSLDETTDRNTLAALWTVFADGKPAPDFAAVEAEVVEAFPQSLARSSDYLTHPVFNRYHSETEMLRYLRSLADKDLALDRTMIPLGSCTMKLNATSEMIPVTWPEFSNIHPFAPDDQTVGYREMIAQLEDMLCAVTGYAAVSLQPNAGSQGEYAGLLVIQKYHQSRGEGHRNICLIPSSAHGTNPASASMVNMQVVVTACDENGNVDLADLKAKAEQHSKNLACVMVTYPSTHGVFEEGIKELCDIVHAHGGQVYIDGANMNALVGVAAPGAFGGDVSHLNLHKTFCIPHGGGGPGVGPIGVGAHLAEFLPNQRSTGYARNENGIGAVSAAAFGSASILPISWMYIAMMGAQGLTAATETAILNANYIARRLAPHYPVLYSGHDGLVAHECILDLRPLTDATGISNEDVAKRLMDFGFHAPTMSFPVPGTLMIEPTESESKAELDRFIDAMIAIRGEIAKVESGEFDKANNPLKFAPHTAAVLTSDTWDRQYSRETAAYPLPSLRKNKYWPTVGRADNVYGDRNLMCGCAPISAYE, encoded by the coding sequence ATGACCCGCACCAGCCTGACCCAACTCGAAGCCCGCGATGCGTTCATCGCCCGCCACATCGGCCCGGACACCGCCGAACAACAGCAGATGCTCGACACGCTCGGCTACGCCACGCGCGCCGCGCTGATCGACGCCATCGTTCCGGCCCACATCCGCAACCGTGCGCCCCTGCCCCTCGGCCAGTTCGTCGAACCGAAGCCGGAACAGGAAGCGCTGGCCGTGCTGAAGGGTCTGGCGAGGAAGAACAAGGTGCTGACCTCCCTGATCGGCCAGGGCTACTACGGCACGTACACGCCCGGCGTCGTGCTGCGCAATATCTTCGAGAACCCGGCCTGGTACACCGCCTACACGCCCTACCAGCCGGAGATCTCGCAGGGCCGCCTGGAAGCGATCCTGAACTTCCAGCAGGCCATCACGGACCTGACCGGCATGGGCATCGCCAACGCGTCCATGCTGGACGAAGGCACGTCGGCCGCCGAGGCCATGACGCTCTTGATGCGGGTCGGCAAATCGAAATCGAAGACCTTCTGCGTCGCCAACGACGTGCTGCCGCAGACGCTGGAAGTGGTGCGCACGCGCGCCGAGCCGCTGGGCATCGAGGTGAAGACGTTCGATCCGGCCGAGCTGGCGGGCGTGACGGATGCCTTCGGCGTCCTGCTGCAATACCCGGGCGCGGATGGCGCCGTGCGCGACTACCGCGCCGACGTCGAGAAGGTCAAGGCCAGCGGCGCGATGGTCGTCGTGGCGGCCGACCTGCTGGCACTGACCTTGTTGACGCCACCGGGCGAATGGGGTGCGGACGTCGTCGTCGGCAACAGCCAGCGCTTCGGCGTGCCGCTGGGCTTCGGCGGCCCGCACGCGGGCTACATGGCGACGCGCGACGAGTACAAGCGCTCGATGCCGGGCCGCCTGGTCGGCGTTACCGTCGACCAGCAGGGCAACACGGCCTATCGCCTGGCGCTGCAGACGCGCGAACAGCACATCCGCCGCGAAAAAGCCACGTCGAACATCTGCACCGCGCAGGTGCTGCTGGCCGTCATCGCGTCGATGTACGCCGTCTACCACGGCCCGCAAGGCCTGGCCAACATCGCCAAGCGGGTACACCGCTACGCCGGCGTGCTGGCTGCCTACCTGCGCACGCTGGGCTACGCCCTGACGAGCGACTCGTTCTTCGACACGCTGACGATCCGCACCGACCGCGCGGCCGAACTGCATGCAGCCGCGGTGGCCAACGGCATCAACCTGCGCAAGATCGACGCGCACCATGTGGGCGTGTCGCTGGACGAGACCACCGACCGCAACACGCTGGCTGCCCTGTGGACGGTGTTCGCCGACGGCAAGCCGGCCCCCGACTTCGCCGCCGTCGAGGCGGAAGTGGTCGAGGCCTTCCCGCAGTCGCTGGCACGCAGCAGCGACTACCTGACGCACCCGGTCTTCAACCGCTACCACAGCGAGACGGAGATGCTGCGCTACCTGCGCAGCCTGGCCGACAAGGACCTGGCGCTGGACCGCACCATGATCCCGCTGGGTTCCTGCACGATGAAGCTGAACGCGACCAGCGAGATGATCCCCGTGACGTGGCCCGAGTTCTCGAACATCCACCCGTTCGCGCCGGATGACCAGACCGTCGGCTACCGCGAGATGATCGCCCAGCTGGAAGACATGCTGTGCGCCGTCACCGGCTACGCCGCCGTGTCGCTGCAGCCGAACGCCGGCTCGCAGGGCGAATACGCGGGCCTCCTGGTGATCCAGAAGTACCACCAGTCGCGCGGCGAAGGCCACCGCAACATCTGCCTGATCCCGTCGTCCGCGCACGGCACCAACCCGGCCTCTGCATCGATGGTCAATATGCAGGTGGTCGTCACCGCCTGCGACGAGAACGGCAACGTCGACCTGGCCGACCTGAAGGCCAAGGCCGAACAGCACAGCAAGAACCTGGCGTGCGTGATGGTGACGTATCCGTCCACCCACGGCGTGTTCGAGGAAGGCATCAAGGAACTGTGCGACATCGTGCACGCGCACGGCGGCCAGGTCTACATCGACGGCGCCAACATGAACGCCCTGGTGGGCGTGGCGGCGCCGGGCGCGTTCGGCGGCGACGTGTCGCACCTGAACCTGCACAAGACGTTCTGCATCCCGCACGGCGGCGGCGGCCCCGGTGTCGGTCCGATCGGCGTGGGCGCGCACCTGGCCGAGTTCCTGCCGAACCAGCGTTCGACCGGCTACGCCCGCAACGAGAACGGCATCGGCGCCGTCTCGGCCGCGGCCTTCGGCTCCGCCTCGATCCTGCCGATCTCGTGGATGTACATCGCGATGATGGGCGCGCAAGGCCTGACGGCGGCGACGGAAACGGCGATCCTGAACGCCAACTACATCGCCCGCCGCCTGGCGCCGCACTACCCCGTGCTGTACTCGGGCCACGACGGCCTGGTGGCGCACGAGTGCATCCTGGACCTGCGTCCGCTGACGGACGCCACCGGCATCAGCAACGAGGACGTGGCCAAGCGCCTGATGGACTTCGGCTTCCACGCGCCGACGATGAGCTTCCCGGTGCCGGGTACCTTGATGATCGAGCCGACCGAATCGGAGTCGAAGGCGGAGCTGGACCGCTTCATCGACGCGATGATCGCCATCCGTGGCGAAATCGCCAAGGTGGAAAGCGGCGAGTTCGACAAGGCCAACAACCCGCTCAAGTTCGCCCCGCACACGGCCGCGGTGCTGACGTCCGATACGTGGGACCGCCAGTACAGCCGCGAAACGGCCGCCTACCCGCTGCCGTCGCTGCGCAAGAACAAGTACTGGCCGACGGTGGGCCGCGCCGACAACGTCTACGGCGACCGTAACCTGATGTGCGGCTGCGCACCGATCAGCGCCTACGAATAA
- a CDS encoding ATP-dependent Clp protease proteolytic subunit — protein sequence MSEDKQKLDGAAWYTLSGDVNSDMVHRVFDAVADMTEDGVETAHILIQSNGGYVSDGLCLHNYLSSLPIKIVTYNAGAVASIAVILFLAGEERYASETARFMVHKSHASAPSGARPDALRIIVEGLQADDARTESILRKHVHLSDEHWAVHAYSDLHLTARDAAKVNLVNDVRDFKPPKGKRVTNI from the coding sequence ATGAGCGAAGACAAGCAAAAACTGGATGGGGCGGCCTGGTACACGTTGTCGGGCGACGTCAACAGCGACATGGTGCACCGCGTGTTCGATGCCGTCGCCGACATGACGGAAGACGGCGTCGAGACGGCGCACATCCTGATCCAGTCGAACGGCGGCTATGTCAGCGACGGCCTGTGCCTGCACAATTACCTGAGCAGCCTGCCGATCAAGATCGTCACCTACAACGCGGGCGCCGTGGCGTCGATCGCCGTGATCCTGTTCCTGGCCGGCGAGGAGCGGTATGCCAGCGAGACGGCGCGCTTCATGGTGCATAAATCGCATGCAAGCGCCCCGTCGGGCGCCCGGCCCGACGCGCTGCGCATCATCGTCGAGGGCCTGCAGGCGGACGACGCGCGCACCGAATCCATCCTGCGCAAGCACGTCCACCTGTCGGACGAGCACTGGGCCGTGCATGCCTACTCGGACCTGCACCTGACCGCGCGCGATGCCGCCAAGGTCAATCTCGTCAACGACGTGCGCGACTTCAAGCCGCCCAAGGGCAAGCGCGTCACCAATATCTGA
- a CDS encoding DUF1631 family protein has translation MRVPYFAIVIADPMPAAAEPAVSAPPAVSPRHALLEQLIATAVSGAAEQMRVLATGLAGALVDGAALADGALQVRLRAGNLLRERHFAFLHLASDALQRELRHAIAQLAPAPAVLDLALVSYEEMEAQVTLGGVARVFDAAHADALAALTARLAIVLDRPLLRGQQNPFRPEVFIGALRQAWLQFQPEPEAAALLLPLLRAGRCYDFAPILETLNQALERAGVAASRPSRQAAHDGREAALAQQMRRLFAAAPTAAQGERGNASSAALLARLAGPARPGGATRLQGLKAQLPAGSLSRADETTIDLLDVVFETVAADGDVPADIRDLIHAVQLPVLKAALADHAFFFEADHPARRLLDLLSRMGWERGQAAGAAPHDALLAAMRRSVDTVAGAASSDDGAFAHAVAQLEAALREEEAATQAALAGPVATALRQERHAAAAQAARMAVAQRLAQAAGDDNAVVVAFLQTRWTDVLTLAHTVEERKPGAVRNATQAMDDLLWSVRPKQGADERRRLIASLPALLAVLNRWLDVIRWQDAERLRFFAELAECHAALVRAPLDLAPARQLALALDATRLAAARRQAASTPAPPADAAAQAVDALARGTWLEFAGTERARRVKLAWISPLRTLYIFSNGTRQEAFSLAADELAQRLRSGAAVVLPDEPLVARALGRAVDALAGNDADGGVRVA, from the coding sequence ATGCGCGTGCCGTACTTTGCCATCGTCATTGCCGATCCTATGCCCGCTGCCGCCGAACCCGCCGTATCCGCACCGCCCGCCGTGTCGCCCCGGCACGCGCTGCTGGAACAGCTGATCGCCACTGCCGTGTCCGGGGCTGCCGAGCAGATGCGTGTGCTTGCCACCGGCCTGGCCGGTGCGTTGGTGGACGGCGCCGCGCTGGCGGACGGTGCCCTGCAGGTCCGCCTGCGCGCCGGCAACCTGCTGCGCGAGCGTCATTTCGCCTTTCTCCACCTGGCCAGCGACGCGCTGCAACGCGAGCTGCGTCACGCCATCGCACAGCTGGCCCCGGCGCCAGCCGTGCTGGACCTGGCCCTGGTGTCCTACGAGGAGATGGAGGCGCAGGTCACGCTGGGCGGCGTCGCCCGGGTGTTCGATGCGGCGCATGCGGACGCGCTGGCGGCCCTGACTGCGCGGCTGGCCATCGTCCTGGATCGCCCGCTGCTACGCGGGCAGCAGAACCCTTTCCGGCCGGAGGTGTTCATCGGGGCGCTGCGGCAGGCCTGGCTGCAATTCCAGCCCGAGCCGGAGGCTGCGGCGCTGCTGTTGCCGCTGCTGCGCGCCGGCCGATGCTACGACTTCGCGCCGATCCTGGAGACGCTGAACCAGGCGCTCGAGCGTGCTGGCGTGGCGGCGTCCCGCCCGTCGCGGCAAGCTGCGCACGATGGCCGCGAAGCGGCACTGGCGCAGCAGATGCGGCGCCTGTTCGCCGCGGCGCCGACGGCGGCGCAGGGCGAGCGCGGCAACGCCAGCTCCGCTGCGCTGCTGGCCAGGCTGGCCGGGCCCGCGCGCCCCGGGGGCGCCACGCGCTTGCAGGGCCTGAAGGCCCAGCTGCCCGCGGGCAGCCTGTCGCGCGCGGACGAGACCACCATCGACCTGCTGGATGTCGTGTTCGAGACCGTCGCGGCCGATGGCGACGTCCCGGCGGACATCCGTGACCTGATCCACGCCGTGCAACTGCCCGTGCTGAAGGCCGCGCTGGCGGACCATGCCTTCTTCTTCGAGGCCGACCACCCCGCCCGGCGCCTGCTCGACCTGCTGTCGCGCATGGGCTGGGAGCGCGGTCAGGCTGCGGGCGCCGCGCCGCACGACGCGCTGCTGGCGGCCATGCGGCGCAGCGTCGATACGGTGGCCGGCGCGGCGAGCAGCGACGACGGCGCATTCGCCCACGCCGTCGCGCAGCTGGAAGCGGCGCTGCGCGAGGAAGAGGCCGCGACCCAGGCCGCATTGGCCGGGCCCGTCGCCACCGCACTGCGGCAGGAGCGCCATGCCGCGGCGGCCCAGGCCGCGCGCATGGCCGTCGCGCAGCGGCTGGCGCAGGCCGCGGGCGACGACAATGCCGTCGTCGTGGCCTTCCTGCAGACGCGCTGGACCGACGTGCTGACCCTGGCGCACACGGTCGAGGAGCGCAAGCCCGGTGCCGTACGCAATGCCACGCAGGCGATGGACGACCTGTTGTGGAGCGTGCGGCCGAAGCAGGGTGCCGACGAGCGCCGCCGCCTGATCGCCAGCCTGCCGGCGCTGCTGGCGGTACTGAACCGCTGGCTCGACGTCATCCGCTGGCAGGACGCGGAGCGGCTGCGCTTCTTTGCCGAGCTGGCCGAGTGCCACGCCGCGCTGGTGCGCGCTCCGCTCGACCTGGCGCCGGCGCGGCAGCTGGCGCTGGCGCTCGATGCGACGCGCCTGGCGGCCGCGCGGCGCCAGGCGGCGTCGACGCCCGCGCCACCGGCGGATGCGGCCGCACAGGCGGTCGACGCGCTGGCCCGGGGCACATGGCTGGAGTTCGCCGGCACCGAGCGGGCGCGACGCGTCAAGCTGGCCTGGATCAGTCCCCTGCGTACGCTGTACATCTTCTCCAACGGGACGCGGCAGGAAGCGTTTTCGCTGGCGGCCGATGAACTGGCGCAACGCCTGCGCTCGGGCGCGGCGGTGGTGCTGCCGGACGAGCCCCTGGTGGCGCGCGCGCTGGGCCGCGCCGTCGATGCCCTGGCCGGCAACGACGCGGACGGCGGTGTCCGCGTGGCATGA